In one window of Limisphaera ngatamarikiensis DNA:
- the murB gene encoding UDP-N-acetylmuramate dehydrogenase, with amino-acid sequence MKEHEPEVMTGSGNSGASAAMDALVERLRAVLSAGARLLRDEPMSKRTTWRVGGPVDVWVEPADEEDLARVVRECREARVPVLVVGRGSNLLVTDSGFRGVVVALHGEGWQRVEVDGTRLRCGAGARLKVVAGVARDAGLGGLEFLEGIPGSVGGALRMNAGAMGRCVFEVVERVRLMDGDGSVKEVEGSRLPVRYRSCDGLEGRIALGAVLRGEPASREEIQARMQEYSRRRWATQPAAPSAGCVFKNPAGVSAGRLLDELGCKGWREGGARVSEVHANFIVTEPGATAADVLRLIRRLQEHVKRERGLTLEPEVRIVGGQEGEEGCWIAG; translated from the coding sequence CGATGGACGCGCTGGTGGAACGGCTGCGGGCCGTGTTGTCCGCGGGGGCGCGCCTGTTGCGGGACGAGCCGATGTCGAAACGCACGACATGGCGTGTGGGAGGGCCCGTGGACGTGTGGGTGGAACCGGCGGACGAGGAGGACCTGGCCCGCGTGGTGCGGGAGTGTCGGGAGGCGCGGGTGCCGGTGCTGGTGGTGGGTCGGGGCTCGAATTTGCTGGTGACTGACTCGGGGTTTCGCGGGGTGGTGGTGGCGTTGCACGGGGAGGGTTGGCAACGGGTGGAGGTGGATGGGACGCGGTTGCGGTGTGGTGCGGGTGCGCGGTTGAAGGTGGTGGCGGGGGTGGCGCGGGACGCGGGTTTGGGCGGGCTCGAGTTCCTGGAGGGGATTCCGGGCAGTGTGGGGGGTGCGTTGCGAATGAACGCCGGGGCGATGGGGCGTTGTGTGTTTGAGGTGGTGGAGAGAGTTCGGTTGATGGACGGTGACGGGTCGGTGAAGGAGGTGGAGGGGAGTCGGCTGCCGGTGCGGTACCGGTCTTGTGACGGGTTGGAGGGTCGGATTGCGCTGGGTGCGGTGTTGCGGGGCGAGCCGGCGTCGAGGGAGGAGATCCAGGCGCGGATGCAGGAGTACAGCCGGCGGCGGTGGGCGACGCAGCCGGCGGCGCCGAGCGCCGGGTGTGTGTTCAAGAATCCGGCCGGGGTTTCGGCGGGTCGGCTGTTGGATGAGCTGGGTTGCAAGGGATGGCGGGAGGGCGGGGCGCGGGTGAGCGAGGTGCATGCGAATTTCATTGTGACGGAGCCGGGGGCGACGGCGGCGGATGTGCTGCGGTTGATCCGGCGTTTGCAGGAGCATGTGAAGCGTGAGCGGGGGCTGACGTTGGAGCCCGAGGTGCGGATTGTTGGCGGGCAGGAGGGTGAGGAAGGATGTTGGATCGCAGGTTGA
- a CDS encoding D-alanine--D-alanine ligase family protein translates to MLDRRLTITVMAGGPSAEREVSLRSGAGVAAALRARGHRVFELDPVDSGWRLPEGTDVVFLALHGAYGEDGTVQAQLEELGVPYTGCGPEASRVGFDKVLSKERFVAAGVPTARYVVVDRPDASWPEGWEPPVIVKPARQGSSIGLQCVRSVEEWSGALAEAWRYDTRLLVEEWVQGRECTVGLLGGQVLPISEVRVRSGLYDYRTKYTPGAAEYLCPAPWDEETAERIRWAARRAFEAIGGRDYGRVDLIVRPDGTPVVLEVNTLPGMTPTSALPRAARAAGLSYEDLCECMVELAWRRRGEGVRSASRMGEGMP, encoded by the coding sequence ATGTTGGATCGCAGGTTGACGATCACGGTGATGGCGGGAGGCCCTTCGGCGGAACGCGAGGTTTCGCTGCGGTCGGGTGCCGGTGTGGCTGCGGCGTTGCGGGCGCGGGGGCATCGGGTGTTTGAGCTGGACCCGGTGGACTCGGGCTGGCGGTTGCCGGAGGGGACGGATGTGGTGTTTCTGGCCCTGCACGGTGCGTATGGGGAGGATGGGACGGTGCAGGCGCAGTTGGAGGAGCTGGGGGTGCCGTACACGGGTTGTGGTCCGGAGGCGAGTCGGGTGGGGTTTGACAAGGTGCTGAGCAAGGAGCGGTTTGTGGCGGCGGGGGTACCGACGGCGCGGTATGTGGTGGTGGACCGGCCGGATGCGTCGTGGCCGGAGGGTTGGGAGCCGCCGGTGATTGTGAAGCCGGCACGGCAGGGGTCGAGCATCGGGTTGCAATGTGTACGTTCGGTGGAGGAATGGTCGGGGGCGTTGGCGGAGGCATGGCGGTATGACACGCGTTTGTTGGTGGAGGAGTGGGTGCAGGGGCGTGAATGCACGGTGGGTTTGCTGGGCGGACAAGTGTTGCCGATCAGCGAGGTGCGGGTGAGGTCGGGTTTGTATGATTACCGGACCAAATACACGCCCGGGGCGGCGGAGTATTTGTGTCCGGCGCCGTGGGATGAGGAGACGGCGGAACGGATTCGATGGGCGGCACGGAGGGCATTTGAGGCGATTGGCGGCCGTGATTACGGGCGGGTGGATTTGATTGTGCGACCGGACGGTACGCCGGTGGTGCTGGAGGTCAACACGTTGCCGGGGATGACGCCGACGAGTGCGTTACCGCGTGCGGCGCGTGCGGCGGGTTTGTCGTACGAGGATTTGTGCGAGTGCAT